One region of Arthrobacter sp. StoSoilB22 genomic DNA includes:
- a CDS encoding GH1 family beta-glucosidase: MNAQDSGSVEDLAARLPPGFTLGVAAAAFQIEGSLTADGRGPSGWDAFSEKPGAIVDGGSPAMACDHYNRSDEDIALMQELGVDSYRFSLSWPRIQPGGKGAVNQRGLDFYDRLIDKLLAAGISPMATLYHWDTPLELEHAGGWMNRDTAERFGVYCEAAAKRFGDRVEHWVTMNEPVSVTVQGYALGVHAPGRQLLFDSLPAAHHQLLGHGMAVRALRNAGVKGQIGVSNMHCPVEPASNSLGDRLMTQALDLILNRIYADAILLGQYPKPPWPMKPWFRSLGTVHDGDLELISQPLDFYGLNYYYPVKVAVGPGPAEIPTGSSPEMTNVPFHLAAYQEYETTGFGWPVAPEYLALLLRDMKDRYGAALPPVYITEGGASFPEPAHVDGPIQDTNRITYLAEHLGHALTATGPGGLAADVDLRGYYVWTLLDNFEWAAGYSQRFGLTHVDFETMERTPKDSFYWYRSLVRARHHHS; this comes from the coding sequence ATGAACGCCCAGGATTCAGGCTCCGTGGAAGATCTCGCCGCCCGCCTGCCTCCCGGGTTCACGTTGGGTGTGGCTGCTGCAGCTTTCCAGATTGAGGGCTCGCTGACCGCTGACGGCCGCGGGCCGTCGGGATGGGATGCTTTCTCCGAAAAGCCCGGGGCAATAGTCGACGGCGGCTCCCCCGCCATGGCCTGCGATCACTACAACCGCTCCGACGAAGATATTGCCTTGATGCAGGAGCTTGGTGTCGATTCCTACCGCTTTTCGCTCTCGTGGCCGCGTATCCAACCTGGAGGCAAAGGTGCAGTCAACCAGCGCGGCCTGGACTTCTATGATCGCCTGATCGACAAACTCCTGGCCGCAGGCATTTCCCCCATGGCAACGCTGTACCACTGGGATACCCCGCTGGAGTTGGAGCATGCCGGGGGGTGGATGAACCGGGACACTGCAGAACGCTTCGGAGTGTACTGCGAAGCCGCCGCCAAACGGTTCGGTGACCGCGTTGAGCACTGGGTCACCATGAACGAGCCTGTGTCCGTCACAGTTCAGGGATACGCGCTGGGTGTGCACGCCCCTGGCCGGCAACTGCTGTTCGACTCACTGCCTGCCGCGCATCATCAATTGCTGGGTCATGGGATGGCCGTGCGGGCTCTCCGGAACGCTGGCGTCAAGGGGCAGATCGGGGTGTCAAACATGCATTGCCCCGTGGAGCCGGCCAGCAACAGTCTCGGCGACAGGCTGATGACGCAGGCGCTGGACCTGATCCTCAACCGCATCTACGCCGATGCGATCCTGCTTGGCCAATACCCCAAGCCACCGTGGCCCATGAAACCGTGGTTCCGCTCGCTGGGTACCGTCCACGACGGTGATCTTGAACTGATCAGCCAACCTCTGGACTTTTACGGGCTCAACTACTACTACCCCGTGAAGGTGGCAGTGGGCCCTGGACCGGCGGAGATCCCTACCGGAAGTTCTCCCGAGATGACCAATGTTCCTTTCCATTTGGCCGCCTACCAGGAGTATGAGACCACAGGGTTCGGCTGGCCTGTTGCGCCGGAATACCTGGCGTTGCTGCTCCGCGACATGAAGGACCGGTATGGAGCGGCACTTCCCCCCGTCTACATCACGGAAGGTGGAGCAAGCTTCCCCGAGCCTGCCCACGTTGACGGACCCATCCAAGACACTAACCGCATTACCTACCTGGCTGAGCATCTTGGCCATGCCTTGACGGCAACGGGGCCTGGTGGCCTCGCCGCAGATGTGGATCTCCGGGGATATTACGTCTGGACCTTACTGGATAACTTCGAGTGGGCAGCAGGCTACTCACAACGGTTCGGCCTGACCCACGTGGACTTCGAGACCATGGAGCGGACTCCCAAGGACTCGTTCTACTGGTATCGATCCCTGGTCCGCGCACGCCACCATCACTCGTAG